GGGGCAGTCATATAATGAGCAGGATCTATTCTGAGAGTAGATAAACATATGTCTCTAAAATTTTCGAACACGTCAGCTAGTATGGtaacatcagtttttaaataaagatcgctATATTCACCCAAAGTCTTTACGTCAAATGTATTCCATACATTTTTTGCATGTATGTAATCTTCATTACTTATGTTCTCGTCAGTTAGAGAGTTGTAGAATTGCAGCTTTGTCGGTAAAAAAGCATTGTCTAATTTACTCCAACTGTCAACATATTCATATGGGAAGACTCCTTTCCGGGTAACTAGATCTAACGATTGcatggaaaatattttgagaGTTTCCCTAAACCTTGTCTTATCTTCGGATAAATTGGTTGCAAGTTTACTCAACGATTCACTCATAAAACGGAACGTATCAACAAATTTTATGCTGAACCTAGGTGCGATTTCCTTGctaaatgatatatatttttctgaagAATTTGGGATAATATGAATATCTTTATCATCGCAACCAAGTTCTCGAATAATAAAGTGGCTATCATACGACAAATTGTGGAAAAAAATCGGAACAAATGATGGAGttgttatttcaaaattacactGAAGACAGAGACATTGTCTATATTTACCGGTAAAATGACAATGGTCTCGGACTTTgattaaattatggtttttaaaatgttttaaacatttttcgcAAAATTTAGTTCTTTGAAAATGTTCTTCTTCTTTTCCAGTTAATTTTATCATCGgtgtattaatttgataaattttattgatactaTTCCCGATTTcaatcatatttttcataaactttTTTGCAGCCTTTTcacctctataaataataaccttCCTCGGAATGTTGAAAAGTTTTACCAGctcttttgaaataatattatagtcaacttTTACATAAAACCCGTAACTCATAATCTCATGCAAATGCGTAACATGAGTTTtctgttttttacattttttaatgaattcatTGGGCTGTTTGGGAGTTAATAAACATTCAAAATCTGCATAAATTACAAATGGAATCCTCTGGGTTTTTTTATAACCTTTGAAATAGATGAAATCATCATCTCCCTTTTCAAACATTATAGGTCTCCCTAAAGGATTCTTTCCACAATTACGCTGATGTTCATTTAATCCTTTCACACCCCAAAGCTTACTTTCACACGGTTGAGTACTAAAAGTTGTAAAACAtcttttacaaataattaattttgaacaatttttcgTTTTCTGACTTCTGAtcaatcttgaaaaatttttaatataacaataatgcgatgtatcataattattaaacaaaaatagatCAAAATGAACATTTCTTTCggtattacaaatatacaaaggaaaaattgtttttttatcattcaaactgaaaatgtttattgaaatattgttaatacgTTCAAATTTGGGTATCTGACTAATTGGTGTTGGAAAAtcaacacatttaaaatttaagccGCTTTTTACTtctaacatcttaaaatatttttcactaaaattagttttgttagagcgattatcaaacttagataataatgcatatttaaaacatttattatcactattttttACATTGATAATCGCTCTTTTATCTTTAACATGTTTGGGTAAATCAATATATGTTCCTCCTTTGAGAGGATTCACTATATTGATTCTTAACTGCATTGTTTCTATTACCTTAAGCGACCATCCAGAGCCTTTCTGTTTGAAATCTGCCTCTTCCCGTAACAATTTATCGAACATGTcgtttagtgtttttttaaaattagatgaaTAACACACAAGAACATTAGACGTTTTGAATGCAATATCCTGTACTTCTTGCGTGATAATTCTTTCGTAAACACTATCGacgactaaattaaattttatagacgTATTTTTACATGATTCTTTTaacttgtaaattaatttttctgaaatatagttaaaaaaaagcgtataatctataaaatttaatctattccTAATGATAAAAGTTTTCGAACATTTTTTGAAACGTTCAATTTCGAATAACTCTTTATCAGTAGAAATTGTTCGCTGACATTTTCTCACCGTTTGTCTTTTCATGATGAAACtgtaaatagaataaataaaaaacaaaatatataataatgtaaatagatcattttatttcaaaaattaatatattcagaatataagacataaaaaataaaaaagcggTTTTgagataaaaaatgaattatgaaaatagggaaaattatgaataaccattaaccattgttcatataattatactgtgtatataatatagataatcctttttggatatttttttcccGTTGTTTATCAATATATAACGAATGTAAATGatcctttatatttttttttttttcattcattaatttgttttgttttaaaactgctttttttattcttatatcaatttttttaattttttttttaagttccaCTGCTTTTTCATTCATTCCTCTGTCATTTTTCTCAGCCTTTTGAATTATCTCGTTAATTTTATCCATAATGAATGATTttgattccatttttttttttattctgtaaattttatagtaggtaatctATAGACATtagtttatgattattatgttaaacttgtatcaattgataaataaaaacattttttagaatggtcggtatatttaataaaatagttttattaaataattgaataataatgtaaacaaaaaacttatattatttatccaattattttttaaacataagcataatactataatatgtactaaatattattaaaatataatccaatTTTAACAGATTTCATTGAACTCCTGtaactttaaattaagattttgaatttgtatattgaaattattgataCTTTTCCAATAGTCAGAACATCTAGagcaatgaaatataattatctttTCTCtctcttcttttaaaaaaagcattttttcttttaatataaaattatttatataatattgatttatataagtTACATCTAGAGAAGGAGAAGTACACATTCTAGCtaaaaacaattgatattttatatttttaatattttttttattctgtttaagtttcCATCTTTTCATGATGTGGTCTTTTTCATCCGATTCCGTATAACTTTGAatcatttgtttataatataatttcgtttaaaatattattgtgagaATTCATTATctgtaaatgtttttatgtaaatataaaaaaattttgaaaaaacaaaaatcttataataaaaaatgatttatatcaaCCATCATTgtgtataattgtatgttaGCTAATAtggctatattttataaattataataatcaagtttttatattattatgttattttataattataatcatttacataCCAtgctgtatacatatatacagaattaaatcttatttttcAACTTATTAGAACTTTCTAACATTTTGTAGTCATTTAATATACGTTATGATaattaacataactatatatcaACCAGCATTGTGTGTAGTTCAATTTTGGCTAATATGactatatcttatatattacaataatcaagtttttatatcatattattctataattataaccATATACATACTGTATAAACTTGTTTTTCAACTTAATAACGttctagcattttttttttaaccatttaatatacattacgaTAATTAAAATGACTATATATTAACCAGCATTGTGTATAATTCAATGTTAGCTAATATGactatatcttatatattataataatcaagtttttatattatgttattttataattataatcatatacaaACTATATAAACTTGTTTTTCAACTTAATAACTTTCCAGCATTTTGTAAccatttaataaacattatgataaaatataaataatgtttctgctatgttatgtttttattatcgtgtattatttttttaatttttaaaaactagtaAAGATGTAGTTTCAGATTCAATAAGAtggttcttttttaaaaaatatgtaaataatggAATAGATAAGTACTTACATAGATAGCTGTACGGTTAAAGTATTTCCCAATTTTCAGTGTCTGTTGATGATGCTGGTGCTTCACTGGTTAACTTTGAAGgattgaagtattttttttttgattatgctGATGATGTCTACGGTGAATGTCTGTCGCCTGTTGCTGCTTGTGGGGAACACAAGCTGAACTGATATCGTTTGACTGACAAACGCTGTGTTATAAAGTCGAGAATCACCTCCTACTTTTCCTAGTTGACGTTTAAAACTTACATTCTATTCAAAGAAACCGTGTAACGttctaatgtaataataatttaaaaacaactaagTTATTTTGcagtaatagtaattataatatataatgtatgtattggtGTTGACCGTTACCTGaaataaccatttaaaaaaatagctaGCTCAAATTTTGGGCGTTGTCCGAATAAAAACTAGTATTAATAGAAGGTTGTATTAAAGCCGCTGGCGGAATAAAACTGATATTAATAAGAGGTCAAATTAAGGGCGTTGGCTGGTTTAATAAACATTGTTATGgatattctacatttctatgtTACTATAGTAGTGGAAACATTACAGTATATAAGGCTAGCGTATCGACAGCAATATCACAGTCAACATCCAGCAACTTCTGCGTATCGACAGCAATATCACAGTCAACATCCAGCAACTTCTTCATTAACTCAACAATTTCAAGATGTCGTACAGAACTTCTACTGTTGATTCTGGATCAGAGGTTagtaaatgaattatttaataacttaagtGAATTGGAGACCAGTCGTAAAACTATTCAACACTAAAATAACTACTAAAATCTCCACACCCGAACCTATCGGACGGTATTTATATGACAATAGTGTAATAGTCAGAGTATTCCGGCATAACACTGATCATACATTCGTCTCAGTTAATAGGGTAATAGTTAGAGTATTCTGGCATTACACTGACTGACATACCGTTCGATAGATTCAATTCCCAGTCGTGCACACTTTCATACCGAACCCTAAACACCTATTGCTATATTTctgtttgtaaaataataaagtgtacactagtagtatatatttgtatgttcacagccagcttttccacggtaaaaattttttttcaagggggaatgtctcccttggagcactcagatttaccgtgtaacacaaAACAGAGATTTTCTACCAAATTTTGTCTTCGTGTAGCAAATTTTTTAGCaaatcttaaaactaaaataattatttcaagtaaagaacacaaattattaaataatagtttttattgttaaaaattaattcttaattatatttacacaagtttccttacttctctagtaaaaggtacatattctacaatacgatcatgaattaataaacagtatgcagttacacctgcaagcgattctgaagcttcaatttccaattgaacATCCACTGCCGAGGCAGTAGCTGAATCGTTCTGTTTCGAAGTATCGATGACTATAATTGGAGCGTTTGTCAGaaaagtagaaggactcaatatcgggttacgaatacttttttcatagtacgattcttgaaacgatgtatacatattatataataaagtgaaattatttttagtaaaatctaaattcaaattatcgtatggataagctatcgagttcagaaatactttaacgtttgttaGATTACAATGATCGAATATACTACAATCTTTTGATAACACATTTTTGCGTCCTTTCTGTAATCCAATTACGACGAAtcgtggtttttctaattttgaagcagttttcaaattccacACAACTTTTTTAGCGGTTCCGagttcaggatattcaaaagtctcaaaagatctaaaaggaataaacaaacttttttctttttctataagtttcaataattttaacctttctTCATCGTCAACAGTTATATGTGGAACCATCcaggctattttatttaaaacgactttaccttcagaagcagttacaccagtttttaaacttaaagcatttaaatcgctatgacttcgagttaatattaattccaatctagaattcactaatattcttttataatcttcaaacaaacctaaccaatatttcaatggaatgcaagcactaaattcgcctttatcattttctgattgcgttgcgtttttaaaattccagccagcattttcatagcaattgtagttgtctggcgtaccggataagtaacctttcaacgagctagtgattccaagaacacgcgtgctatctacttctatcccattgatttccaaCCGTATTTGCTCAAAAAGGTAAGAGTAACCGTTATTAGTTAGTTTCACTTTGGTAGCATCAGTAATTattccttccaaaaaaataaagctttcgtgtagatatggatagacatccgtttgctggatcgatatacgtatttcatcattattattaaatgatgttgtatacggtacgtatgaatgatattcaatgtttgtaattttagaatccgtttcgtactgtgaagttatatccaaaatatcactttcaggcattctgctttaattgataacccaaagcttttaaaatttttttattcttcaccgtcaatttttttatttgatttgatgttgctggtagcactttagtcttatgactagttgtactgatccgaagtagtgggtttatattgaattttaaacccaTCTCAAGATccgtaacgtttaatatgtaacacaattgtcaatgcctcaccaaaattatcaatcggattatgatcttgatcaactaactgaacggttatcgaatcaatatttgttttattcaatttgtaatatattaaatttggtggtGACTGAATTACTTTCAACCCTGTCCTTtcacttgggaaaaactcataaatcgaatgactctgaagatggttgttgaatgatccttgagctatattacacattacttttatagaattaattgtgtttaaatttacagctttttccgatcgaagaatttcattgtgtggcttatatactcgtttttcaaaaccgaatacaggtgctatactatacgaatgctcaaagtgtagtatcccattacattttatatacgatctgaaatcgttaggatcaactgtaatgtcgaatgttaaattggttaagtttttactattatagtcatctatttgcttcttaactcgttgcttaatatcttcaatttcataacaaccctcttccaatgtaataaaacatatcataggatcattattgttttcattctcagctacttgtatagaaaatgtattattattatcattaatatttggaaacgaattaaatgactgtaaacataacaaagctatttctgagtcctcgtaaaggtttataggcggaaaataatttacagataatatggtagcattcccagttaaacttaaagtaactgactcatacattacaaaatctaagatataaatttaatgatgagatccgtgacgtttaatatgcagaacaactgttaacgtttcgttaaaattgtcaattggattattgttttggtcaactaactgaacagtaattgaattaatatctgttttgtttaatctgtaatatataaggtttaccggagattgaacaacctttgttcctcttctcccacttgggaaaaactcatatatcgaatggttttgaagttggttgttgaatgacccatgtgctatattacacattacttttatagaattaattgtgtttaaatttgcagCTTTATCCGATCGATGTTCTTCATGAAACGGTCCACAAACTTTCTTTCTATACCCAAaaacaggtgctatactatacggatgctcaaagtttagtattccattacattttatatacgttctAAAATCGACAGGATCAATACGTACACTGAATGTCAGCTTTGTTCCGTAGACTTTATTAACTTGAGATAACTCTTCtaccatatatttgttaatatcttctATGTCACGGCATTCGACtggtacaaaaaattgaatttttgctattctatctggaggaattgattttattctcagccggttattagttggatttataatatttggaaatgaattgtacgtttgcaaagataacaaagctatttctgaatcctcgtaaacgtttagagatggaaaataatttgCCGACAATACAGTTGAATTTCCAGTCAGATTTAATGTAATAGATTCATGCATTGCAAGaattcaagacataaatgaccacagttaaatgtattgaagtcttgatagttggaatagttgtatactattttgaactgtctgaaataatgttgtaattcaattggtggtggtaaatcaccaaagctatcgaaataaacaactttgtccttatttttataaaacgctacccaatgacttccgtcgcctgaagatatatccaagtttaatacaccacattcaatcgtatgcggttttttaggtaagttatcacgtgaaaagactccacggaaatgattgattttcaactttccgacatattttataatatcttgagacgaaagcggtctgttaggtagcgtgatcatcagtttttttttcttaacctatttttgtttgatttcaaaccactgcctttttttctttttgaattttgaacagcattatacacactagcacctccagacatcaaactaccaagtgccgacaatcctgcaaatataggtattaagggaaTTACACCTCCTGACTGCCTCGGTGCTAAAATCAGCCTTTTACCACCATTCTTTATCTTTgagatacttttttttttcgctgctagtatacaatttgtttttatagcacgtttccgtttgcaacccatacctatttttcttttagctttcattgcgtttgttactgcgtacgcaactaatttctcttttctaggtgtatcttttgctttaaatctctcccaagcacgattttctagcactttatcagctttatgtctatcgtctaaatttttactcgttgcatacacaatatcgtgatcacgacaagcagcatccaatgggtttattcctttatcaccacgatctagtctcttttttaattttgtaccaggGCCGCAATACTGATAGCCTGAAACATGGGCTTCGAACGGGAGACTATTTATAAGAGAGTTTACTAATCCTTTTCCAGTCTTGTCTGACTTACACTTGCGAGTTGAACACGCCATCTATAACtggctataaatttaaaaatctagagtatttatatgaaaataatatgaatttgattgagcagaaagataaattagatgttataaatgtagatgttcaggtagtaaaaaaaccatcaagacaTGGTTCGTTATTACCCGATACTATACGTGCTATACTAGTTGGCCCCAGtggttcaggaaaaacaaatataatgtataatctgatcacacatgcaaacgggttaagatttgaaaatatttatttatactcaaaaacctctaatcaggaaaaatatgttttattgaaaaaaataatagatgatataaagggtgctaattttttcatatttacaagcgctgataaggttataaaaccaaacttaacCAAGAAAAATTCCATCATCATTTTTGACGATGTGATATGTGGTCCACAGTCCGTAATTAGAGAATACTTTAGTATGGGTAGACATTCGGgtgctagctctgtattttatttagcacagacatattctaaaataaccaaacagctagtaagagataacgcaaacttcttaataatactgaaacaagatgatacaaatttacgacatatattcaacgatcattcatctacagatatggatttctcagaatttcgcaaaatttctcatttatgttggaatcatagtgattatgggtttatggtcatcgataaaactcgggaaatgaatgaaggaaggtatagatgtggttttcatacgttcattaaaataagataattttatatgcttatactcatatataaatataccgtcacAAAGTAATTATCTGCATAGTGTTATCGGTAGTCACACGATAcaggtatattacatttattatttacaatgaacaaagaaaaagtcttgttggaaaatttaataacatcaaaaaaaaatattaaacgaaaaataatggaaatgaaacgcggtgttatagattctgaaaactatttccgtgaagcatttaagccaataattgaaccattgagtacacatacaaaacaaaatgaaatatggaacacacagtcaactgagctagaaaataaatcagaaacctcatgtactagtgaagatgatgatgataacgaattaaattcaccatttgaaaattttttaaataaccgtcctaaatcaacacgttatgataaatcctatggtttgcattatgataaagatagtgattcgtataaaataggaaaacacTCTGCAACTTTTAGTCACGGTAAATTATTgctgcttaataaatattataaatttacaccaggactatggtctttattatgtgagaaggaaccaaaaaaaacaactatagaagatatagaatcttattacaatattttgaaaacttctggagtCCATTTAAAAGCAGATGGAAAACCTAGAACCTCGAGGTACCATAAATGGATGACTGTTGTAAAACCGTTGTATGATCGAATGAAAATGGAGGAAAAACAGTTTAACGAAGAGATAGCtaaaattaatgagaatacaactcctcgaattagcttaaaatcatttaacaatactttaccttctactccttttgggttatttaacgctaaacgtagaaaaataacacaagaaattgaaccatttgattttaatcaatcagCAAGCAGTTTTTCACCTGCAGATCACATGTCTacagatatgattaattttacttcatcacctgatcctaagacaggcagaggtttatataaagatgtattacctcaaacacaattagtttattatgacgatccgaatgagctagtaactagattaaatcttttgacatcatcacaaagtgttggtaatactggtgtcaataatgaaattatatctattttagaagaactgcgtgagagaaatattatagtataatgtcaACCTTAGAGAGTATAGCTAATGAGCTACATCGAccagcgagaaaaatatttcctagacgtagtgtggtaacacggtttattgacgacctctggcaagctgatttaatggatatgcaatctcattctaaaaaaaattatggttttaaattcatattaattgttatagacacatatagcaaatatgtatttgtggaaccgctgaaaaataaatcaggtaaagaatgtacaaaaggaatgtttaatatattgaaaaaagctaaaccaacatttttacagacagataatggtacagaattttacaatgtccaattccaagatttaatgaaaaaatataaaattaaacattacagttcatacagtgttatcaaatgttcaatcGCAGAACGTGTGATacaaacacttaaaaataatatatataaacatttcacTGCAACAGGTACATGGAattggtataatacaatatcaaaaattatacataactataataatacaaaacatagaacAATCAAATGTACACCTAATGAAGCTCGAATGGAtacaaacagaattaaatttagtacatataaaaatttacaaacattgtataaacctaaatttaaagttaacgataaagtacgaatatctaagtataaacatatatttagtaaAGGATATACACCGaattggacaacggaaatatttacagtttcaaaagttttacatACAAATCCAGTAACTTATCAACTAAAGGATGAATCAAACAATATAATCTTAGGTAGTTTTTATgaacaggaaattaaattaactaattttccaaacacctttctcattgaacgtattgtaaaaaaagttgggaataaaatgtttgttaaatggttaggttttgattcaagtcaaaattcatggataacatcatcagatattttaaaataatgtttttttatgtataatatttatttatttatttatttatttatttttttaataaaataaaatatcagttttttttattaagtcgaattaattatttcacatgATCTCCTGATCCTCATTAGtctgttttgaaaactatatataaatatatacaatcgataaaaacaaaaagcgtCATCtagtggtaaataaataaatgaaaataataatactgctgtaTTTTGTTCCGCTAGATAACGCTTTTAAACTGAGTCATTAAGTTTATAGTGACCATAAGCTAAAGTATTTATCCCGTCATCCATTATATAACGTTTATCATCGTTTGCACTTAGAACAAGTTTGCTCATTGTTTTCGAATGAACAACATGTTTATTTGATtggataaaattcatttttctatgAGTTTGTTCATCCTTGAGagttttatggtttataaaagcgTTTAGTATATTTGTTACAGTTAAAACCCGAAATCCGTCGAAACTAGTTTTAACTAGTCAAAACTAGTTTCCACAAATCCCTTTAGTCATTTCTggttttaactagttaaaactagaatttactaagacctataaaatatattggtgaaaactagaattatctAGTTAAaatccttaatttttatattgataggttaaactagttttaactagggaaaagtagaaatataagtacacattagaataattattataggaatttattatattatttattttgacagGACAAACTATTGTGGCATTTAGAATTAGGACAAACtattgtatagaataatattatattgtatttaaactcGTACTACATAAAACTCACGCGACCACAGACGATCTATAAATATTGCTCGATAATTGTTTGACCGGTCGACTATCAAATCAATTAAGATAACTAGTCGTCCAACACTTAGATACGATATAACTTCGACagattatacctacaataatattaataataatacgatattgatCTGAAG
This genomic window from Metopolophium dirhodum isolate CAU chromosome 1, ASM1992520v1, whole genome shotgun sequence contains:
- the LOC132933504 gene encoding uncharacterized protein LOC132933504; translated protein: MHESITLNLTGNSTVLSANYFPSLNVYEDSEIALLSLQTYNSFPNIINPTNNRLRIKSIPPDRIAKIQFFVPVECRDIEDINKYMVEELSQVNKVYGTKLTFSVRIDPVDFRTYIKCNGILNFEHPYSIAPVFGYRKKVCGPFHEEHRSDKAANLNTINSIKVMCNIAHGSFNNQLQNHSIYEFFPSGRRGTKVVQSPVNLIYYRLNKTDINSITVQLVDQNNNPIDNFNETLTVVLHIKRHGSHH